The Xanthobacter flavus genome includes a window with the following:
- a CDS encoding histone deacetylase family protein produces the protein MSTLLVTHPAGLSHATPAGHPERADRLRVLDRIFEQEKFAHLVRDLAPRGEREDIIRVHPADFVDAMGEAVPQEGLVRIDSDTILSPGSWEAALRAVGGACFAVDEVMEGKVTNAFVAMRPPGHHCETRKPMGFCLMNQVAIAARHAQAKYGLQRVAIVDFDVHHGNGTQEIFWADDSVLYCSTHEMPLYPGTGAQGETGAVNTIVNAPLRSGDDGAVFKEAMETRILPRITSFAPDLILISAGFDAHVRDPLASLRLVDTDFGWITRRLMEIADKKCEGRVVSLLEGGYDLEGLATSAAAHVTALMHG, from the coding sequence ATGTCCACGCTGCTCGTCACCCATCCCGCTGGTCTCAGCCACGCAACGCCTGCCGGTCACCCCGAGCGCGCCGACCGGCTCCGCGTGCTGGATCGCATCTTCGAGCAGGAGAAGTTCGCCCATCTGGTGCGCGATCTCGCGCCGCGCGGCGAGCGGGAGGACATCATCCGGGTGCATCCCGCCGACTTCGTGGACGCCATGGGCGAGGCCGTGCCGCAGGAGGGGCTGGTCCGCATCGATTCCGACACCATCCTCTCGCCCGGCAGCTGGGAAGCCGCGCTGCGCGCGGTGGGCGGCGCCTGCTTCGCGGTGGACGAGGTGATGGAAGGCAAGGTCACCAACGCCTTCGTCGCCATGCGCCCGCCGGGCCACCATTGCGAGACACGCAAGCCCATGGGCTTCTGCCTGATGAACCAGGTGGCCATCGCGGCGCGCCACGCGCAGGCGAAATACGGCCTCCAGCGCGTGGCCATCGTGGATTTCGACGTCCACCACGGCAACGGCACGCAGGAAATCTTCTGGGCCGACGACAGCGTGCTCTATTGCTCCACCCACGAGATGCCGCTCTATCCCGGCACCGGGGCGCAGGGCGAGACGGGGGCGGTGAACACCATCGTCAACGCCCCGCTGCGCTCGGGCGACGACGGCGCGGTGTTCAAGGAGGCGATGGAGACACGCATCCTGCCGCGCATCACCTCGTTCGCGCCCGACCTGATCCTGATCTCGGCCGGCTTCGACGCGCACGTGCGCGATCCGCTCGCCTCGCTGCGCCTCGTGGACACGGATTTCGGCTGGATCACGCGCCGGCTGATGGAGATCGCCGACAAGAAGTGCGAGGGCCGCGTGGTCTCGCTGCTGGAAGGCGGCTACGACCTGGAAGGCCTCGCCACCTCCGCCGCCGCCCACGTCACCGCGCTGATGCACGGCTGA
- a CDS encoding GNAT family acetyltransferase → MTSQTIDVDGLQIAIGHATDADTEALAALWERAGLTRPWNDPHADIALARRGPHSTILVARDGGRTGDEKILGSAMVGHDGHRGWVYYLAVEPDLQGRGLGRALLRAVEDWLRARAIPKLMLLVRPDNEKVRGFYASEGYVEEPRIVFSRRLDGN, encoded by the coding sequence ATGACCAGCCAGACGATTGATGTCGACGGCCTCCAGATCGCCATCGGCCATGCCACAGACGCCGACACCGAGGCGCTGGCCGCGCTCTGGGAGCGGGCGGGCCTGACCCGGCCGTGGAACGATCCCCACGCCGACATCGCGCTGGCCCGGCGCGGGCCGCATTCCACCATCCTCGTGGCGCGGGACGGCGGACGCACGGGTGACGAGAAAATCTTGGGCTCCGCCATGGTGGGGCACGACGGGCACCGGGGCTGGGTCTATTACCTCGCGGTGGAGCCGGACCTGCAGGGCCGGGGCCTCGGCCGGGCGCTGCTGCGGGCGGTGGAGGACTGGCTGCGCGCCCGCGCCATCCCCAAGCTCATGCTGCTCGTGCGCCCGGACAACGAGAAGGTGCGCGGCTTCTATGCCTCCGAGGGCTATGTGGAGGAGCCGCGCATCGTCTTTTCCCGCCGCCTCGACGGGAATTGA
- a CDS encoding L-threonylcarbamoyladenylate synthase, with amino-acid sequence MAVSAPERSTRLLAAHAPGAVEEAARLLAAGGLVAFPTETVYGLGADAANPDAVAALYAAKGRPAFNPLIAHTADAAAARRLGAFNADAARLAERFWPGPLTLIVPFTGGEGVCDLARAGLDTVGLRVPSHPDARALLAAFGGAVVAPSANRSGHVSPTEAGHVMDDLAGRIHAVLDGGPTPVGVESTIVDCTGADPVLLRPGGLAREDIEAALGRPLRLPMSESDAAPLSPGRLASHYAPRAALRLDVDAVEPGEALVTFAGARPPGIEAAATVLDLSPAGSLTEAAARLYGALRGLDAAGVSAIAIVPLPRDGLGEAIADRLARAAAPRPSDPEMPQ; translated from the coding sequence ATGGCCGTGTCCGCTCCCGAACGCTCCACCCGGCTCCTCGCCGCCCACGCGCCGGGCGCGGTGGAGGAGGCCGCGCGGCTGCTGGCGGCGGGCGGGCTGGTGGCCTTTCCGACCGAGACGGTCTACGGCCTCGGCGCCGATGCCGCGAACCCGGATGCGGTCGCCGCCCTTTATGCCGCCAAGGGCCGCCCGGCCTTCAACCCGCTCATCGCCCACACCGCCGATGCCGCCGCCGCCCGCCGCCTCGGCGCCTTCAACGCGGACGCGGCGCGGCTCGCCGAACGCTTCTGGCCGGGGCCGCTGACGCTGATCGTGCCGTTCACCGGCGGCGAAGGCGTCTGCGACCTCGCCCGCGCGGGGCTCGACACGGTGGGCCTGCGCGTGCCGTCCCATCCCGACGCGCGGGCGCTGCTCGCGGCGTTCGGTGGCGCTGTGGTGGCGCCCAGCGCCAACCGCTCGGGCCATGTCTCGCCCACTGAGGCCGGCCATGTGATGGACGACCTCGCCGGCCGCATCCATGCGGTGCTGGATGGCGGGCCGACGCCGGTGGGCGTCGAATCGACCATCGTGGACTGCACCGGCGCCGATCCCGTGCTGCTGCGTCCCGGTGGGCTCGCGCGCGAGGACATCGAGGCGGCGCTGGGCCGGCCTTTGCGGCTCCCCATGTCCGAGAGCGATGCCGCGCCGCTGTCGCCCGGCCGCCTCGCCTCCCACTACGCCCCGCGCGCCGCGCTGCGGCTCGATGTGGACGCGGTGGAGCCCGGCGAGGCGCTTGTGACCTTCGCCGGCGCCCGTCCCCCGGGCATCGAGGCCGCTGCGACCGTGCTGGACCTCAGCCCCGCCGGCAGCCTCACCGAAGCCGCGGCGCGCCTCTATGGCGCCCTGCGCGGCCTCGATGCGGCGGGCGTTTCCGCCATCGCAATCGTTCCCCTGCCGCGGGACGGGCTCGGCGAAGCCATCGCCGACCGCCTCGCCCGCGCCGCCGCCCCCCGTCCCTCTGATCCCGAGATGCCGCAATGA
- a CDS encoding acyl-CoA dehydrogenase produces MSYRAPVEEISYFLKTSTSLPELMAQGLVDLSFDVVDAVLEEAGKFAASVVAPFDHAADRQGCTIKDGAVTTPDGMRATYEAWSEAGWSGVAAEEEFGGQNLPTSVTSALTEFWNSASPAFGICGVLTLGAVEALTAHGTAELQHTFLPKMVAGTWTGTMNLTEPQAGSDLAALRSKAVKQADGTYRIFGTKIFITYGEHDIADNIIHLVLARLPDAPAGTRGISLFVVPKFLVNEDGSLGARNDVVCAGIEHKLGLHGSPTCTMVFGEKGEGAIGYLVGEENRGLACMFTMMNNARLAVGVQGVAVAERATQRAFAFARDRKQGKAPGVEGSAPIIAHPDVKRMLLTMRAETDAARALCLKTADALDRSRLLPDPIARAAALAEASLLTPVAKAFSSDAGIEVSSIGVQVHGGMGYVEETGAAQHLRDARIFAIYEGTNGIQAIDLVTRKLPQEGGDVVTALIADYRETAEEVSALNAPDFGHAGARLGEAVDALARATRVMLDRVADEPAKALATATPYLRLYARAAGGAFLARTALAAYAERAGGATDPRLAARIAVARFFAENIAVEAKGLEEAVTGGAGGVLDAEAVMAIG; encoded by the coding sequence GTGAGCTATCGCGCGCCGGTGGAAGAGATTTCCTATTTCCTGAAGACCTCCACCTCGCTCCCCGAGCTGATGGCCCAGGGCCTCGTGGACCTGTCCTTCGACGTGGTGGACGCCGTTTTGGAGGAGGCCGGCAAGTTCGCCGCCTCCGTCGTCGCGCCCTTCGACCACGCGGCGGACCGGCAGGGCTGCACCATCAAGGACGGCGCCGTGACGACGCCGGATGGCATGCGCGCCACCTATGAGGCGTGGAGCGAGGCCGGCTGGAGCGGGGTCGCGGCGGAGGAGGAGTTCGGCGGCCAGAACCTGCCCACCTCCGTCACCTCGGCGCTGACCGAATTCTGGAATTCCGCCTCCCCCGCCTTCGGCATCTGCGGGGTGCTCACCCTCGGCGCCGTCGAGGCGCTCACCGCCCACGGCACGGCCGAGCTGCAGCACACCTTCCTGCCGAAGATGGTGGCCGGCACCTGGACGGGCACCATGAACCTCACCGAGCCGCAGGCCGGCTCGGACCTCGCCGCCCTGCGCTCCAAGGCGGTGAAGCAGGCGGACGGCACCTACCGCATCTTCGGCACCAAGATCTTCATCACCTACGGCGAGCACGACATCGCCGACAACATCATCCACCTCGTGCTTGCCCGCCTGCCGGACGCGCCGGCCGGCACCAGGGGCATCTCCCTGTTTGTGGTGCCGAAGTTCCTCGTGAACGAGGACGGCAGCCTCGGCGCCCGCAATGACGTGGTCTGCGCCGGCATCGAGCACAAGCTGGGCCTGCACGGCTCGCCCACCTGCACGATGGTGTTCGGCGAAAAGGGCGAGGGCGCCATCGGCTACCTCGTCGGCGAGGAGAACCGGGGCCTCGCCTGCATGTTCACCATGATGAATAACGCCCGCCTCGCGGTGGGCGTGCAGGGCGTGGCGGTGGCCGAGCGCGCCACCCAGCGCGCTTTCGCCTTTGCAAGGGATCGCAAGCAGGGCAAGGCGCCGGGGGTGGAGGGCTCAGCCCCCATCATCGCCCATCCGGACGTGAAGCGCATGCTGCTCACCATGCGCGCCGAAACCGACGCCGCCCGCGCGCTGTGCCTGAAGACCGCCGACGCGCTCGACCGCTCGCGCCTCTTGCCCGACCCCATCGCCCGCGCGGCGGCGCTGGCCGAGGCCAGCCTGCTGACGCCGGTGGCGAAGGCCTTCTCCTCCGATGCCGGCATCGAGGTGTCCTCCATCGGCGTGCAGGTCCACGGCGGCATGGGCTATGTGGAGGAGACGGGCGCCGCCCAGCACCTGCGCGATGCCCGCATCTTCGCCATCTATGAAGGCACCAACGGCATCCAGGCCATCGATCTCGTCACCCGCAAGCTGCCGCAGGAGGGCGGCGACGTGGTGACCGCGCTGATCGCCGACTATCGCGAGACGGCGGAGGAAGTCTCCGCCCTCAACGCACCGGACTTCGGCCATGCCGGCGCACGCCTCGGGGAGGCGGTGGACGCCCTCGCCCGGGCGACCCGCGTGATGCTGGATCGCGTCGCCGACGAACCGGCCAAGGCGCTCGCCACGGCCACCCCCTATCTGCGTCTCTACGCCCGCGCGGCCGGCGGCGCCTTCCTCGCCCGCACCGCGCTCGCCGCTTATGCCGAGCGCGCGGGCGGGGCCACGGACCCCCGGCTTGCCGCCCGTATCGCGGTGGCCCGCTTTTTCGCGGAGAATATCGCGGTGGAGGCGAAGGGGCTGGAAGAGGCCGTCACCGGCGGCGCTGGCGGCGTGCTGGATGCCGAGGCGGTGATGGCGATCGGGTGA
- a CDS encoding diguanylate cyclase domain-containing protein, with the protein MPPKRDAPGSSVIAFLTDLVLFAVFYGGLVIAFTEVGRRLEIYPAVWPTDALAVGAYFLMFRDALGRLAAAVTLVSIGVHLTVLGHDLGSALAVGCANGLTFALVGWGCVRAGMEHGALRSVPMVVSLGVVAVAGTLPGAVITAFVQYLSTDAAFAPLLLRWWIPEMAAVVLLLPPFLLWHGREDDVGLRGQGGTRPKLSREEELAFASLTLATALVASAYYGEPLLRDLGGVILLWFAFRLGLFATAVAASLYALAVLGLGMASVWPHLTWSTPVKTDLVDVMLRLEARLVLIMLPALLIAAIMSQRGRQQREVQEDRRRLAYALEGANDGIWDWHLPSDAVFFSVRALRMLGMEPDEANRRLSDYGQLIHPDDLPDVAKALKDHAGGRRLLFQAEMRARQGGDNWVWVLVRGKIVERDPVGRPTRAVGTITDISQRKHLEAALEHAASHDPLTGLANRGGFDRALELARRRLVRDGALFAVVLIDIDYFKSVNDQHGHIAGDLLLTTAARRLQSAIRAGDLVARYGGDEFAIIAAGKHREEFAAMAERLHRHLSRPVEVEGLVLPASFSLGMAVADDRTLDAAALIAEADAALYAAKDAGRGTWRAVGIAARTAEEAAHETPRRQSLPRAGLRPEGRPPASA; encoded by the coding sequence GTGCCGCCGAAACGGGACGCGCCGGGCAGCTCCGTCATCGCCTTTCTCACCGACCTCGTGCTGTTCGCGGTGTTCTACGGCGGGCTGGTGATTGCCTTCACCGAGGTGGGGCGCCGCCTCGAGATCTATCCGGCGGTCTGGCCTACCGATGCGCTGGCGGTGGGTGCCTATTTCCTCATGTTCCGGGATGCGCTGGGGCGGCTTGCCGCCGCGGTCACCCTTGTCTCCATCGGCGTCCACCTCACGGTGCTGGGGCACGACCTCGGCTCGGCGCTCGCCGTCGGCTGCGCCAACGGGCTCACCTTCGCATTGGTGGGCTGGGGCTGCGTGCGCGCGGGTATGGAGCATGGCGCGCTGCGCAGCGTGCCCATGGTGGTGAGCCTGGGCGTGGTGGCGGTGGCCGGAACGCTACCGGGGGCGGTCATCACCGCCTTCGTCCAGTACCTTTCGACGGACGCCGCGTTTGCGCCCCTGCTGCTGCGGTGGTGGATTCCCGAGATGGCGGCCGTGGTGCTGCTGTTGCCGCCGTTCCTGCTGTGGCACGGACGCGAGGATGACGTGGGCCTGCGCGGGCAGGGGGGCACGCGCCCCAAGCTGTCCCGCGAGGAGGAACTGGCCTTCGCCAGCCTCACGCTCGCCACCGCGCTGGTTGCGAGCGCCTATTACGGCGAGCCGCTGCTGCGCGACCTTGGCGGCGTCATCCTGCTGTGGTTCGCCTTCCGCCTCGGCCTGTTCGCCACGGCCGTGGCCGCCAGCCTCTATGCGCTGGCGGTGCTGGGGCTGGGCATGGCGAGCGTGTGGCCCCACCTGACCTGGTCAACCCCGGTCAAGACCGATCTCGTGGACGTCATGCTGCGCCTGGAGGCGCGCCTCGTCCTCATCATGCTGCCGGCGCTGCTCATCGCCGCCATCATGTCCCAGCGCGGTCGCCAGCAGCGCGAGGTGCAGGAAGACCGCCGCCGCCTCGCCTATGCGCTGGAAGGCGCCAACGATGGCATCTGGGACTGGCATTTGCCATCCGACGCGGTGTTCTTCAGCGTCCGCGCGCTCAGGATGCTCGGCATGGAGCCCGACGAGGCGAACCGGCGCCTCTCCGACTATGGCCAGCTGATCCATCCCGACGATCTGCCGGACGTGGCCAAGGCGCTGAAGGACCATGCGGGCGGCCGTCGCCTGCTGTTCCAGGCGGAGATGCGCGCGCGCCAGGGCGGCGACAACTGGGTGTGGGTGCTGGTGCGCGGCAAGATCGTCGAGCGCGATCCCGTGGGCCGGCCCACCCGCGCGGTGGGCACCATCACCGACATTTCCCAGCGCAAGCATCTGGAAGCCGCGCTGGAGCACGCCGCCTCGCATGATCCGCTCACCGGCCTCGCCAACCGCGGCGGCTTCGATCGCGCGCTGGAGCTGGCGCGCCGCCGCCTCGTGCGCGACGGCGCGCTATTCGCGGTGGTGCTCATCGACATCGATTATTTCAAGTCGGTCAATGACCAGCACGGCCATATCGCCGGCGATCTGCTGCTGACCACCGCCGCGCGGCGGCTGCAATCGGCCATCCGCGCCGGCGACCTCGTGGCCCGCTATGGCGGCGACGAGTTCGCCATCATCGCCGCCGGCAAGCACCGGGAGGAGTTCGCCGCCATGGCCGAGCGCCTGCATCGGCACCTGTCGCGTCCGGTGGAGGTGGAGGGGCTGGTGCTGCCCGCCTCCTTCTCCCTCGGCATGGCGGTGGCGGACGACCGCACGCTGGATGCCGCCGCCCTCATCGCCGAGGCCGACGCTGCCCTCTACGCGGCCAAGGATGCCGGGCGCGGCACCTGGCGCGCGGTGGGCATCGCCGCCCGCACCGCCGAGGAGGCCGCCCACGAAACCCCGCGCCGGCAATCGCTTCCGCGCGCCGGCCTGCGCCCCGAAGGCCGGCCGCCGGCCTCGGCCTAG
- a CDS encoding Tim44 domain-containing protein has product MGSRKVSGIAAVAVAMALSLVVADQADARQGGSFGSRGTRTYTTPAPTQTAPSTAAPIQRSTTPQPGPQAANPGAGAQAAARPSMFGNGFGGALMRGLLIGGLVGMLFGGGLGGMAGILGLLLQVALVGGVIYLVMRLLRGRSTTPAAAGYGRSMMGGPVPGGPNGGPANNGSMSGGPMSGRPMSGGPLSGLGLGGGLGGGMAGGPVPPQPSPASPARGGKTDEIGILPADLDTFERLLATVQTAFSREDQGELKANTTPEMFGFLADELRDNAEKGLRNQVSDVQLLQGDVAEAWREGSRDYATVAIRYAIKDQMVDRATGRVVSGNTGVGETTELWTFVRERGPFGTGPWLLSAIQET; this is encoded by the coding sequence ATGGGTTCGCGCAAGGTTTCGGGGATTGCGGCAGTGGCCGTGGCGATGGCGCTGAGCCTCGTCGTCGCCGATCAGGCTGACGCGCGCCAGGGCGGCTCCTTCGGCAGCCGGGGCACCCGCACCTATACGACGCCGGCCCCCACCCAGACCGCGCCCAGCACGGCGGCGCCCATCCAGCGCTCCACCACGCCGCAGCCCGGCCCGCAGGCCGCCAATCCCGGTGCCGGCGCGCAGGCGGCGGCGCGCCCCTCCATGTTCGGCAACGGCTTCGGCGGCGCGCTGATGCGCGGCCTGCTCATCGGCGGCCTCGTGGGCATGCTGTTCGGCGGCGGCCTCGGCGGCATGGCCGGTATTCTGGGGCTGCTGCTGCAGGTGGCCCTCGTCGGTGGCGTCATCTATCTGGTGATGCGCCTGCTGCGCGGCCGCAGCACCACCCCCGCCGCCGCCGGCTATGGCCGCTCCATGATGGGCGGCCCGGTTCCCGGCGGCCCCAATGGCGGCCCGGCGAACAACGGGTCCATGTCGGGGGGTCCGATGTCCGGCCGCCCGATGTCCGGCGGCCCCCTGTCCGGCCTCGGGTTGGGTGGAGGATTGGGTGGCGGAATGGCCGGCGGCCCGGTGCCGCCCCAGCCCTCGCCCGCATCCCCGGCCCGGGGCGGCAAGACCGACGAGATTGGCATCCTGCCCGCCGACCTCGACACGTTCGAGCGCCTGCTCGCCACCGTCCAGACCGCCTTCTCCCGCGAGGACCAGGGCGAGCTGAAGGCCAACACCACGCCGGAGATGTTCGGCTTCCTCGCCGACGAGCTGCGCGACAATGCGGAGAAGGGCCTGCGCAACCAGGTCTCCGATGTGCAGCTGCTGCAGGGCGACGTGGCCGAAGCCTGGCGCGAGGGCTCGCGCGACTACGCCACCGTGGCCATCCGCTACGCAATCAAGGACCAGATGGTGGACCGCGCCACCGGCCGCGTCGTCTCCGGCAACACCGGCGTGGGCGAGACCACGGAGCTGTGGACCTTCGTGCGCGAGCGCGGCCCCTTCGGCACCGGGCCGTGGCTGCTCAGCGCCATTCAGGAAACCTGA
- a CDS encoding ABC transporter ATP-binding protein, with the protein MPNAITASDVISVSGLSKTYATGHTALNNVSLDIRRGEIFALLGPNGAGKTTLISIICGLVKPTAGTVTVSGFDIVSQYRETRSRIGLVPQELTAEAFESVFATVSFSRGLFGKKPDPAYVEKVIRSLSLWEKRDSRIMTLSGGMKRRVLIAKALAHEPEVLFLDEPSAGVDVELRRDMWRLVRELRDSGVTIILTTHYLEEAEEMADRVGVISRGELILVEEKAALMKTLGKKKLSVELNAPLATIPARLAPFDLTLSDGGACLTYSYAATVEGTEGRDHGIADLLEALAAEGIAFRDLHTEQSSLEDIFVSLVRRS; encoded by the coding sequence ATGCCGAACGCCATCACCGCCTCAGACGTCATCAGCGTCTCAGGGCTGAGCAAGACCTACGCCACCGGCCACACGGCCCTGAACAATGTCTCGCTGGACATCCGGCGGGGCGAGATCTTCGCCCTTCTCGGTCCCAACGGGGCGGGCAAGACCACGCTCATCTCCATCATCTGCGGCCTCGTGAAGCCCACGGCGGGCACTGTCACGGTGTCCGGCTTCGACATCGTCTCCCAATATCGCGAGACCCGCTCGCGCATCGGCCTCGTTCCGCAGGAGCTGACCGCCGAAGCCTTCGAGAGCGTGTTCGCCACGGTGAGCTTCTCCCGCGGCCTGTTCGGCAAGAAGCCCGATCCCGCCTATGTGGAGAAGGTCATCCGCAGCCTCTCCCTCTGGGAGAAGCGCGATTCGCGCATCATGACGCTCTCGGGCGGCATGAAGCGGCGCGTGCTCATCGCCAAGGCGCTGGCCCACGAACCGGAGGTGCTGTTCCTGGATGAGCCTTCCGCGGGCGTGGACGTGGAGCTGCGCCGCGACATGTGGCGCCTGGTGCGCGAGCTGCGCGATTCCGGCGTCACCATCATCCTAACCACCCATTATCTGGAAGAGGCCGAGGAGATGGCCGACAGGGTGGGCGTCATCAGCCGGGGCGAGCTGATCCTCGTGGAGGAGAAGGCCGCGCTGATGAAGACGCTGGGCAAGAAGAAGCTCTCCGTGGAGCTCAACGCGCCGCTGGCCACCATCCCGGCGCGCCTCGCCCCGTTCGACCTCACCCTCTCCGACGGCGGCGCCTGCCTGACCTACAGCTATGCGGCGACCGTCGAGGGGACCGAGGGTCGCGACCACGGCATCGCCGACCTCCTGGAGGCGCTGGCCGCCGAGGGCATCGCCTTCCGCGACCTGCATACGGAGCAAAGCTCGCTCGAGGACATCTTCGTCAGCCTGGTGAGGCGCTCGTGA
- a CDS encoding ABC transporter permease: MNFQAIRAIYTYEMNRTRRTIGQSIVSPVLSTSLYFVVFGSAIGSRMSEVGGVPYGAFIVPGLMMLTLLTQSISNAAFAIYFPRFTGTIYELLSAPVSPFEIVAGYVGAAATKSVLLGLIILATAALFVPMEVRHPFWMLTFLVLTAVTFSLFGFIIGIWADGFERLQLIPMLVITPLTFLGGTFYSLDMLPPVWRTITLFNPVVYLVAGFRWSFFGTSDVRVEVSAAMTLAFLIACLLIVRWMFRTGYRLKS; this comes from the coding sequence GTGAATTTCCAAGCCATCCGCGCCATTTACACCTACGAGATGAACCGCACGCGCCGCACCATCGGCCAGAGCATCGTCTCGCCCGTGCTGTCCACCTCGCTCTATTTCGTCGTGTTCGGCTCGGCCATCGGCTCGCGCATGTCGGAGGTGGGGGGCGTGCCCTACGGCGCCTTCATCGTGCCCGGCCTGATGATGCTGACGCTGCTGACCCAATCCATCAGCAACGCGGCCTTCGCCATCTACTTCCCGCGCTTCACCGGCACCATCTACGAGCTGCTCTCGGCGCCGGTCTCGCCATTCGAGATCGTCGCCGGCTATGTGGGGGCGGCGGCGACGAAATCGGTGCTGCTCGGCCTCATCATCCTCGCCACGGCCGCTTTGTTCGTGCCCATGGAAGTGCGGCATCCCTTCTGGATGCTCACCTTCCTGGTGCTCACCGCCGTCACCTTCTCGCTGTTCGGCTTCATCATCGGCATCTGGGCGGACGGGTTCGAGCGATTGCAGCTCATCCCCATGCTGGTGATCACGCCCCTCACCTTCCTGGGCGGCACCTTCTATTCGCTGGATATGCTGCCGCCGGTGTGGCGCACCATCACCCTGTTCAACCCGGTCGTCTATCTCGTCGCCGGCTTCCGCTGGAGCTTCTTCGGCACCTCGGACGTGCGGGTGGAGGTTAGCGCGGCGATGACGCTGGCCTTCCTCATCGCCTGCCTCCTCATCGTGCGCTGGATGTTCCGCACCGGCTACCGGCTGAAGAGCTGA
- a CDS encoding carboxymuconolactone decarboxylase family protein, which translates to MSEDFSRPTYKAFTERAPDIYAGLAALTKGVDATGLDKGLTELVKVRASQLNGCAFCLKFHLGVARKAGVAQEKLDLLAAWEEASAFSEREKAALAWTEELTLLGTGAASQDAWEAVLEEFSADEALFLTVAIATINAWNRIGIAFNFEA; encoded by the coding sequence ATGTCCGAAGACTTTTCCCGCCCCACCTACAAGGCGTTCACCGAGCGTGCGCCGGATATCTATGCCGGCCTTGCCGCCCTCACCAAGGGCGTGGACGCCACCGGCCTCGACAAGGGCCTGACCGAGCTGGTGAAGGTGCGCGCCTCGCAGCTCAATGGCTGCGCCTTCTGCCTGAAGTTCCATCTCGGCGTCGCCCGCAAGGCCGGCGTCGCACAGGAGAAGCTGGACCTGCTGGCGGCCTGGGAAGAGGCCTCCGCCTTCTCCGAACGGGAAAAGGCGGCGCTGGCCTGGACCGAGGAGCTGACGCTGCTCGGCACCGGCGCGGCCTCACAGGACGCCTGGGAGGCGGTGCTGGAGGAATTCTCGGCGGACGAGGCGCTGTTCCTCACCGTCGCCATCGCCACCATCAACGCCTGGAACCGGATCGGCATCGCCTTCAATTTCGAGGCGTGA